From a single Acidobacteriota bacterium genomic region:
- a CDS encoding RNA polymerase sigma factor — protein sequence MEDLFQSRAERHKDRIYTFARYFLRDPEEAADVTQEVLIKLWQHGTELEGGSIGGWLRRVTRNACIDRLRQRRSYRATVAEAPDEELVERTPGHQPDPARAAAAKSFRRHLEAALAKTPEPYRSALILREIQGLKYEEISETLDLPLNTIRTHLHRGRNLLRRTLREDYGYGQNDELYLH from the coding sequence ATGGAAGACCTCTTCCAAAGCCGTGCAGAACGGCACAAAGACCGCATCTACACCTTCGCGCGCTATTTTCTGCGCGACCCGGAGGAGGCTGCCGACGTGACTCAGGAGGTCCTGATCAAGCTCTGGCAGCACGGCACCGAGCTGGAGGGCGGCTCCATCGGCGGCTGGCTGCGGCGGGTGACCCGCAACGCCTGCATCGACCGCCTGCGCCAGCGGCGCTCCTATCGTGCCACCGTCGCCGAAGCGCCGGATGAGGAGCTGGTGGAGCGTACCCCCGGCCACCAACCGGACCCGGCCCGCGCCGCCGCCGCCAAAAGCTTCCGGCGACACCTGGAAGCGGCGCTGGCGAAGACGCCGGAGCCCTACCGCTCGGCGCTGATCCTGCGCGAGATCCAGGGGCTCAAATACGAGGAGATCAGCGAAACCCTCGACCTACCGCTGAACACCATTCGCACACACCTGCACCGGGGCCGCAATCTGCTGCGGCGCACTCTGCGGGAGGACTATGGATATGGACAAAACGACGAGCTCTACCTGCATTGA
- a CDS encoding zf-HC2 domain-containing protein, which translates to MDKTTSSTCIELDALLEAHLDGELGEFETARLRRHLDGCPRCQHELAWAEQIRQGLRELPQLACPQSVMESVRALGPPPTAEGHVSSKRTGGAEQTSATLPDRSRASKSRSSAEPPTPSSAIPTRPLPRGVAWGTSSWRTALIAASIAAALLTGWLLRPLLTESTQPSAPVTAEQGETGASPAETGEAGSSQQASVPRAPASPETTAGAAAGETIAEDSPTPGTQATEPSAQELARAKEEVQLALAYLDAVNRRAAVAIRDQALTPHVAEAPEQALAQVARQL; encoded by the coding sequence ATGGACAAAACGACGAGCTCTACCTGCATTGAGTTGGATGCGCTGCTGGAAGCGCACCTGGACGGCGAGCTGGGGGAGTTCGAGACCGCCCGCCTGCGCCGCCACCTGGACGGCTGCCCCCGCTGCCAGCACGAGCTGGCCTGGGCGGAGCAAATCCGCCAGGGCTTGCGCGAGCTCCCCCAGCTGGCTTGCCCCCAGAGCGTGATGGAGAGCGTCCGCGCCCTAGGCCCGCCACCCACCGCCGAGGGGCACGTCAGCTCCAAGAGGACCGGGGGAGCCGAGCAGACCAGCGCAACGCTGCCCGACCGGTCTCGCGCCTCCAAGAGCCGCTCTTCCGCAGAGCCACCCACACCTTCGTCGGCCATCCCGACCCGGCCTCTCCCGCGGGGCGTTGCATGGGGCACCTCCAGCTGGCGAACCGCCTTGATCGCAGCCTCCATCGCCGCCGCCCTGCTCACCGGCTGGCTGTTACGGCCCCTGCTCACGGAATCCACCCAACCATCGGCTCCGGTCACCGCCGAGCAGGGAGAGACGGGGGCGAGCCCAGCAGAAACCGGCGAGGCCGGTTCCTCCCAGCAGGCTTCGGTTCCTCGAGCTCCAGCGAGTCCCGAAACCACCGCCGGGGCAGCGGCAGGGGAAACCATCGCCGAGGATTCGCCAACTCCGGGTACCCAGGCCACCGAGCCCTCGGCGCAGGAGCTGGCCCGGGCCAAGGAAGAAGTCCAGCTGGCCCTCGCCTATCTCGACGCCGTCAACCGGCGAGCCGCCGTGGCCATCCGCGACCAGGCCCTGACACCCCACGTCGCCGAGGCTCCGGAACAGGCTCTCGCCCAGGTCGCCCGCCAGCTCTAA